One stretch of Bordetella avium DNA includes these proteins:
- the recR gene encoding recombination mediator RecR, whose translation MDNALPEPEPLIALIEALRRLPGVGARSARRMAYHLLQHDVQGADMLGRALAGAVQNLRRCARCNSFTEDDVCVICANPKRDASLLCIVETPADQNVIESSHGYRGLYYVLMGRLAPLEGVGPRELDFQRVLDRAADGLVQEVILATNFTAEGETTAHFLGEALAERGLKVTRLARGVPAGSELEYVDAGTIAWALMERRAT comes from the coding sequence ATGGACAACGCCTTACCCGAACCCGAGCCGCTTATTGCGCTGATCGAGGCCTTGCGCCGCCTGCCTGGCGTGGGCGCGCGCTCTGCCCGCCGCATGGCCTACCATCTGCTACAGCACGATGTGCAGGGGGCCGATATGCTTGGCCGGGCCTTGGCGGGCGCGGTGCAGAATCTGCGGCGTTGCGCCCGTTGCAACAGTTTTACCGAAGACGATGTCTGTGTCATCTGCGCGAATCCCAAGCGTGATGCATCCCTGCTGTGCATTGTCGAAACGCCGGCCGATCAGAATGTCATCGAGTCCAGTCATGGTTATCGAGGGCTTTACTACGTGCTGATGGGCCGCCTTGCCCCCCTGGAGGGCGTCGGGCCGCGAGAGCTGGACTTTCAGCGTGTGCTCGATCGCGCCGCCGACGGCCTGGTGCAGGAAGTCATTCTGGCCACCAACTTCACCGCCGAAGGCGAGACCACGGCGCATTTTCTTGGCGAGGCGCTGGCCGAGCGCGGCCTGAAAGTCACGCGCCTGGCGCGTGGGGTGCCTGCGGGTAGCGAGCTGGAGTATGTCGATGCCGGCACCATTGCCTGGGCGCTGATGGAGCGCCGCGCTACCTAG